Proteins encoded in a region of the Brevefilum fermentans genome:
- a CDS encoding sugar-transfer associated ATP-grasp domain-containing protein, giving the protein MFSDINKLLYSLIRRFYIRRLIKKGYSGYFAPIVFDQRVDDLFRNKETTWKQKIWAQKRGFLSDKLSYYGLTEENYNDYLSDFDYWRLYPLNERFSHWIDDKLTMKLILHPFSEHIPEYYYLMYDNKIVKLSDLPKGFEQSINGVINLIKDKKALAMKLVYGSKGIGFYKIEFKNGDYLINNEITDENSLNMLIESWKKHSVGYLITEYLFPHSDLKKIWPKTSNTLRLNVIRHNNQQPQIIGSLIKFGTETTGTVDNVASGGIFSIVDLNNGHFNQGKIVVGRNLKDSPKHPNSGQPIEGYIPFWKDIKSKIIEICDYLSGLCYLGIDVIITQDTFKIIEINSHPFIKNIQSNTPIYKNQFAAAFFKEKIAEKLPARLRNN; this is encoded by the coding sequence ATGTTTTCTGATATTAATAAATTGCTATACTCATTAATTAGGAGATTTTATATTCGCCGCCTTATTAAAAAAGGTTACTCCGGTTATTTTGCTCCCATTGTCTTCGATCAACGCGTAGATGATCTTTTTAGAAATAAAGAAACTACCTGGAAACAAAAAATATGGGCACAAAAACGGGGGTTTCTTTCTGATAAATTATCTTATTATGGGCTTACAGAAGAGAATTACAATGATTACTTATCAGATTTCGATTATTGGAGGCTCTATCCACTCAATGAACGGTTTTCTCATTGGATTGACGATAAGTTAACCATGAAGTTAATTTTACATCCTTTTAGCGAGCATATTCCAGAATACTATTATTTAATGTATGACAACAAAATTGTAAAATTAAGTGATTTGCCAAAAGGTTTCGAACAATCGATAAATGGAGTAATAAATTTAATAAAAGATAAAAAAGCCTTAGCCATGAAGCTTGTTTATGGTTCAAAAGGGATTGGTTTCTATAAAATTGAATTTAAAAATGGGGATTATTTAATCAACAATGAAATAACGGATGAGAATAGCTTGAACATGCTAATTGAATCTTGGAAAAAACACTCTGTCGGTTATTTGATAACAGAGTATTTATTTCCGCATTCCGATTTAAAAAAGATTTGGCCCAAGACCTCAAATACATTACGTTTAAATGTAATTCGTCATAACAATCAGCAACCCCAAATTATTGGTAGCTTAATAAAGTTTGGGACTGAGACAACCGGAACCGTTGATAATGTCGCATCTGGGGGTATATTTAGTATTGTTGATCTTAACAATGGGCATTTTAATCAAGGCAAGATTGTCGTAGGAAGAAATCTGAAAGATAGTCCAAAGCATCCAAATAGTGGTCAACCAATAGAAGGATACATTCCATTCTGGAAAGATATTAAATCAAAAATTATTGAGATATGTGATTATTTATCTGGATTGTGTTACTTGGGAATTGACGTCATCATTACTCAGGATACTTTTAAAATAATAGAAATTAATTCACATCCATTTATTAAAAACATTCAATCTAACACTCCAATTTATAAAAACCAATTTGCCGCAGCTTTTTTTAAGGAGAAAATTGCTGAGAAATTGCCAGCTCGCCTTCGAAATAATTGA
- a CDS encoding DegT/DnrJ/EryC1/StrS family aminotransferase, with the protein MIPVTKTFLPPIEEYIHYLEKIWESNQLTNNGPLVQELEAKLKNYLGVKHLFFVSNGTIALQIAIKALDLKGEVITTPFSYVATTSSLVWEGCQPVFVDIDPHTLCIDSNLIEAAITEKTTGILTTHVYGIPCDVERIQAIAKNHGLKVLYDAAHTFGGKYQGKAIVSYGDVATLSFHATKLFHTVEGGAIVTDDDDIAHRINYMRNFGHKGQEDFWGLGINGKNSEFHAAMGLCVLPHVPEIISARNKISNWYDEKLDFSNLSRFVLPGGTRFNYGYFPVIFPSEMELLEVKKRMNAQNIFPRRYFYPSLENLPYISDQYCPVSESISRRILCLPLYYGLYEDQVTKISQLINTQ; encoded by the coding sequence ATGATTCCTGTAACCAAAACCTTCTTACCGCCAATCGAAGAATATATTCACTACCTGGAGAAAATCTGGGAGTCCAACCAGCTCACCAATAATGGGCCACTGGTACAGGAGCTGGAGGCGAAGCTCAAAAATTACCTGGGTGTGAAGCATCTATTTTTCGTCAGTAACGGCACCATCGCGCTTCAGATCGCCATCAAAGCGTTGGATCTGAAAGGCGAGGTTATTACCACTCCATTTTCTTATGTGGCAACCACTTCCAGTCTGGTCTGGGAAGGATGTCAACCGGTTTTCGTTGATATCGATCCACATACACTATGTATCGATTCAAATTTAATTGAAGCCGCTATCACCGAAAAGACGACGGGTATTCTTACCACACACGTTTATGGCATTCCTTGTGATGTAGAACGCATCCAAGCAATTGCCAAAAATCATGGATTGAAAGTGCTTTATGATGCTGCTCACACTTTTGGGGGAAAATACCAGGGAAAGGCAATTGTTTCTTACGGAGATGTCGCCACGCTCAGTTTCCATGCTACGAAATTATTCCATACAGTAGAAGGTGGTGCTATTGTCACCGATGATGATGATATCGCACATCGCATTAACTATATGCGTAATTTCGGTCATAAAGGTCAGGAAGACTTCTGGGGTCTTGGTATAAACGGGAAAAACTCAGAATTCCATGCTGCCATGGGTTTATGTGTTTTGCCACATGTCCCTGAAATCATCTCAGCGAGAAATAAAATTTCTAACTGGTACGATGAGAAATTGGATTTTTCTAATTTATCAAGATTTGTTCTACCGGGTGGAACACGGTTTAATTATGGCTATTTCCCGGTCATTTTTCCTTCTGAAATGGAGCTACTGGAAGTAAAAAAACGGATGAATGCACAAAATATCTTTCCCAGGCGTTATTTTTATCCCTCATTGGAGAATTTACCTTATATTTCCGACCAGTATTGTCCTGTGTCTGAAAGTATTTCACGCAGAATACTCTGCCTTCCACTTTATTACGGACTATATGAAGACCAAGTAACAAAAATCTCGCAATTAATAAACACACAATGA
- the rfbD gene encoding dTDP-4-dehydrorhamnose reductase gives MTIKILLLGNTGQLGWELNRTLFTLGELTALDYPQINMADPENIRALVRRMRPNIVVNATAYTNVDQAEIEPNLAYAINAAGVEVLALETAELGSALIHYSTDYVFDGQKGTPYTEDDLPSPLNVYGKTKLAGENKVKDCTEIYLVFRTSWVYSLRRPSFVTKVLQWAREQETLRIVDDQISSPTWARTLAEATAQIIAQGQSDPVGYIQEKQGVYHLTDRGGCSRYEWAKAILKLDPKKEEQIVKEILPAKSVEFPSLAHRPLNSELDLSKVQEKFHIHLPAWQTSIHLAINRFST, from the coding sequence ATGACTATTAAAATTTTACTGCTTGGAAATACTGGCCAGTTAGGTTGGGAACTAAACCGCACCCTGTTCACATTGGGAGAATTAACCGCTTTAGATTATCCACAGATTAATATGGCTGACCCTGAAAATATTCGCGCCCTTGTGAGAAGGATGCGACCGAATATTGTGGTCAATGCTACTGCCTATACGAATGTCGATCAAGCAGAAATTGAACCGAATTTAGCTTATGCAATTAACGCAGCGGGTGTCGAGGTCTTAGCTCTCGAAACCGCCGAACTTGGTTCAGCACTAATTCACTATTCCACAGACTATGTTTTTGATGGTCAAAAGGGAACACCTTACACTGAAGATGATCTCCCCTCACCCCTCAATGTTTATGGTAAGACCAAGCTGGCTGGAGAAAACAAAGTTAAGGACTGTACAGAAATCTACCTGGTTTTTCGCACCAGTTGGGTGTATTCGCTCAGACGACCCAGTTTCGTAACCAAAGTATTACAATGGGCACGTGAACAAGAAACCCTCCGGATTGTTGATGACCAGATCAGCAGCCCAACATGGGCTCGCACCCTGGCCGAAGCTACCGCGCAAATAATTGCCCAAGGGCAAAGTGACCCAGTAGGCTACATCCAGGAAAAACAAGGGGTATATCACCTGACTGATAGAGGCGGCTGTAGCCGCTACGAATGGGCAAAAGCCATCCTGAAATTAGATCCAAAAAAAGAAGAGCAAATTGTCAAAGAAATCTTGCCAGCAAAAAGCGTGGAATTCCCTTCTTTGGCGCATCGACCACTAAATTCAGAACTCGATTTGAGTAAGGTTCAAGAAAAATTCCACATTCATTTGCCCGCCTGGCAGACTTCAATTCATTTGGCGATAAATAGGTTTTCAACATAA
- the rfbA gene encoding glucose-1-phosphate thymidylyltransferase RfbA: MKGIILAGGRGTRLFPLTIGVSKQLLPVYDKPMIYYPLSMLMLALIKDILIITTPEDQAQYQRVLGDGSQWGLSFAYKIQTEPRGLADAFIVGEEFIGDQSAALILGDNIFYGHGLPTTLREAAAIEKGAVIFAYPVNDPERYGVVEFDEAGNALSLEEKPVKPRSQFAVPGIYFYDNRVVDFAKNLKPSARGEIEITDLNKIYMELGELRVKELGRGVAWLDAGMHQSLLQAANFVQAVEDRQGMMISCPEEIAYRMGFISKDDLKQLSKTFNGNQYGNYLLRLANEEL, from the coding sequence ATGAAAGGCATTATTTTGGCGGGAGGACGTGGAACACGGCTTTTCCCTTTAACCATCGGGGTTAGCAAACAATTATTGCCCGTATACGACAAACCCATGATCTATTATCCGCTTTCGATGTTGATGCTGGCGCTGATCAAAGACATCCTGATTATCACCACGCCAGAAGATCAGGCCCAATATCAGCGGGTACTGGGTGATGGTTCGCAATGGGGCCTATCTTTTGCTTATAAAATCCAAACTGAACCCCGTGGATTGGCGGATGCCTTTATCGTTGGAGAGGAGTTTATTGGCGACCAGTCCGCCGCTCTGATCCTCGGAGACAATATCTTTTATGGTCATGGCTTGCCCACAACTTTAAGGGAAGCTGCTGCCATAGAGAAGGGAGCGGTCATCTTTGCTTACCCGGTCAACGACCCCGAACGCTATGGCGTGGTTGAATTTGATGAGGCTGGGAATGCCCTTTCGCTGGAAGAAAAACCAGTCAAACCTCGGTCCCAATTCGCGGTTCCGGGAATTTATTTTTATGATAATCGCGTGGTTGATTTTGCAAAAAACCTCAAGCCTTCAGCGCGGGGAGAAATCGAAATCACTGACCTCAATAAGATTTATATGGAACTGGGTGAATTACGGGTCAAAGAGCTCGGACGTGGCGTGGCCTGGCTGGATGCTGGGATGCACCAGTCACTGCTGCAGGCAGCAAATTTCGTCCAGGCCGTTGAAGATCGCCAGGGCATGATGATCTCCTGTCCTGAAGAGATCGCTTATCGCATGGGCTTTATCTCTAAAGATGATCTCAAGCAACTATCAAAAACATTTAATGGCAACCAGTACGGAAACTATCTCCTGAGGTTAGCTAATGAAGAACTGTAA
- the rfbB gene encoding dTDP-glucose 4,6-dehydratase, with translation MNRNILVTGGAGFIGSNFIRYVQTQDPTINLVNLDLLTYAGSTENLKDLPNPKNHHFINDDICNQVQVENILREHQIDTIVHFAAESHVDRSLKGPDAFIQTNIVGTFSLLEAARKVWLIEQKQNKDTVRFHHISTDEVYGTLAPNDPAFEETTPYAPTSPYSASKASSDHLVRSYAHSFGLPITISNCSNNYGPHQFPEKLIPLVILNALTGKALPIYGDGMQIRDWLYVEDHCEAIWAILQKGKIGESYNIGGDNQPPNIEIVTTICALLDEANPSSEYYPHSQLIKHVTDRPGHDRRYAMNIEKIHRELGWQPSVDLREGLQKTVTWYLEHTDWLNAIIKEKGYQNWVEINYQGRENQ, from the coding sequence ATGAATCGGAATATTTTGGTCACAGGGGGCGCTGGCTTTATCGGCTCGAATTTTATCCGGTATGTTCAAACCCAGGACCCAACCATCAACCTGGTCAATCTCGATTTGTTAACCTATGCCGGGAGCACTGAAAACCTGAAAGATCTTCCGAACCCAAAAAATCATCACTTCATTAACGACGATATTTGCAACCAGGTACAGGTTGAAAACATCCTGAGGGAGCATCAGATTGATACAATTGTTCATTTTGCAGCGGAATCACACGTTGATCGGTCGCTTAAAGGGCCGGACGCGTTCATTCAAACCAACATCGTTGGCACTTTTTCCTTGCTTGAAGCCGCCCGTAAAGTGTGGCTGATCGAACAAAAACAGAACAAAGACACCGTCCGCTTTCATCATATTTCCACAGATGAGGTCTATGGGACTTTAGCGCCTAACGATCCTGCATTTGAGGAAACCACCCCTTACGCTCCAACCTCGCCATATTCTGCCTCAAAAGCCAGCAGCGATCATTTAGTCCGTTCCTACGCACATTCCTTCGGCTTGCCAATCACCATCTCTAATTGCTCTAACAATTACGGTCCACATCAATTTCCAGAAAAACTAATCCCTTTGGTGATTCTAAATGCCCTCACTGGAAAAGCGTTGCCGATTTATGGTGATGGGATGCAAATTCGGGACTGGTTATACGTGGAAGATCACTGCGAAGCAATCTGGGCGATCCTTCAAAAGGGAAAAATTGGCGAAAGCTACAATATCGGCGGCGATAACCAACCTCCGAACATTGAAATTGTGACCACAATTTGTGCGCTTCTTGATGAAGCAAATCCCTCCTCCGAATACTACCCCCACTCACAGTTGATTAAACATGTGACCGACCGACCAGGTCACGATCGTCGCTACGCAATGAATATCGAGAAAATTCATCGGGAATTAGGTTGGCAGCCCAGCGTTGACCTGCGTGAAGGATTGCAAAAAACCGTCACCTGGTATTTAGAGCATACTGATTGGTTGAACGCGATTATTAAAGAAAAAGGCTACCAGAACTGGGTCGAAATTAACTATCAAGGGAGAGAAAATCAATGA
- the rfbC gene encoding dTDP-4-dehydrorhamnose 3,5-epimerase: MSHFSPTEIPDVLSITPRVFEDHRGFFMETYQKQVFSQAGILHEFVQDNHSSSGQWTLRGLHYQVTHTQGKLVRVVIGEIFDVAVDLRKSSPHFGKWVGAILSDKNKTQLWIPPGFAHGFLVLSKHADVVYKTTDFYDRESDRTIYWNDPDLGILWPIPDGIQPLVSEKDKSGTLFSKAEVFE, from the coding sequence ATGAGTCATTTTTCTCCAACTGAAATTCCAGATGTACTCTCCATTACCCCGCGAGTTTTTGAAGACCATCGTGGCTTTTTTATGGAAACCTATCAAAAACAGGTGTTTTCCCAGGCTGGGATTTTGCACGAATTTGTTCAGGACAATCATTCCTCATCGGGTCAATGGACACTCAGAGGGCTTCATTACCAGGTCACTCATACCCAGGGAAAGCTGGTGCGCGTTGTAATTGGCGAGATTTTTGATGTCGCTGTCGACTTGCGAAAAAGCTCTCCACACTTTGGCAAATGGGTTGGCGCAATTCTTTCTGACAAAAACAAGACTCAGCTGTGGATCCCACCCGGCTTTGCCCATGGATTCTTGGTCCTCTCTAAACATGCAGATGTCGTTTACAAAACCACAGACTTTTACGATCGTGAAAGCGATCGAACAATTTACTGGAATGATCCAGATTTAGGCATCCTCTGGCCCATTCCGGATGGCATACAGCCCCTGGTTTCAGAAAAGGATAAATCTGGAACTTTATTTTCAAAAGCGGAGGTATTTGAATGA
- a CDS encoding ABC transporter ATP-binding protein, producing the protein MSESIINQPHNETAILLENISIRYRLPSESIRTFKEYMIRKVQGRIKHNSFLALNKINLEIKQGEIFGILGRNGAGKSTLLKVISKVLIPTEGRVLTRGYLSPLLQLGAGFHTELTGIENIFLNGTLLGRSQNEIKEKLDEIIAFAEIGNFIEAPLRTYSSGMQARLGFAVASAWQPDILILDEVLAVGDLAFQEKCFERMAVFRNSGATVLMVSHSIDRLRSMCQRAMWLEHGEIQKIGAADDVCDTYSAALQN; encoded by the coding sequence ATGTCTGAGTCGATCATCAACCAACCCCATAATGAGACAGCCATATTACTGGAGAATATCTCTATCAGATATCGTCTGCCCAGTGAATCGATCAGAACCTTCAAAGAATACATGATCAGAAAAGTGCAGGGGCGGATAAAACACAACTCGTTTTTAGCGTTAAACAAGATTAACCTTGAAATCAAACAGGGCGAGATCTTTGGCATTCTTGGACGCAATGGGGCTGGCAAATCAACATTGCTGAAAGTTATATCGAAAGTACTCATCCCAACCGAAGGCCGGGTGCTGACCAGGGGATATCTTAGCCCTTTACTTCAGCTTGGTGCCGGCTTTCATACAGAATTAACCGGAATAGAAAACATTTTTCTCAACGGAACCCTGCTGGGGCGTTCACAAAATGAAATTAAAGAAAAACTGGATGAGATCATTGCTTTCGCTGAAATCGGGAACTTCATCGAAGCACCATTGCGGACCTATTCATCAGGCATGCAGGCGCGTTTGGGCTTTGCTGTCGCGTCAGCCTGGCAGCCAGATATTCTTATTTTAGATGAAGTTCTTGCTGTAGGTGATCTCGCTTTCCAGGAAAAATGCTTCGAACGTATGGCTGTTTTTAGAAATAGCGGTGCAACTGTTTTGATGGTATCGCACTCAATTGATCGATTAAGGTCGATGTGTCAACGTGCAATGTGGCTTGAGCATGGCGAAATTCAAAAGATAGGCGCTGCAGACGATGTGTGTGATACCTACAGCGCTGCACTGCAAAATTGA
- a CDS encoding ABC transporter permease translates to MDLKNSAMIYDSAKRKHPAIEEFLALIRYRDLIYQLVRRDIVARYKRSVLGIAWTMLNPLGTMLIMVVVFSQVFQTAKNYPAYVLSGVIVWTMFSQSTSMAMSSMVWGSQLFHQIYVPRTSFVVSTILASMVNFVLSFIPLGLIFLITGVPLRPSALLLPVFMVFLFSFSLGVALLLSTLAVFFPDIADFYPVLLTAWMYLSPIIMPLDFYRKILNGLLLYINPFYYIINLFRILVLDGFVPHLQTWGATAFVSFGVLIIGWVFFCSKADKFAYHV, encoded by the coding sequence ATGGACTTGAAAAACTCCGCCATGATCTATGACAGTGCCAAAAGGAAACACCCCGCAATCGAGGAGTTTTTGGCACTAATTCGGTATCGAGACCTGATCTACCAGTTGGTTCGTCGGGACATCGTCGCCAGGTATAAACGTTCTGTATTGGGCATTGCCTGGACCATGCTAAACCCTTTAGGCACCATGCTGATTATGGTTGTAGTTTTTTCACAGGTTTTTCAAACCGCCAAAAATTATCCGGCATATGTTCTCTCAGGCGTCATTGTATGGACCATGTTCTCCCAATCTACCAGCATGGCAATGAGCTCGATGGTATGGGGCAGTCAACTTTTTCACCAAATTTATGTTCCGCGGACTTCTTTTGTGGTATCGACCATACTTGCCAGCATGGTTAATTTCGTTCTGTCTTTCATCCCGCTAGGCCTAATTTTTCTTATCACGGGAGTGCCTTTACGTCCATCAGCCTTGCTGCTTCCTGTGTTTATGGTCTTTTTATTTTCTTTTTCCTTGGGAGTAGCCTTATTACTGTCCACACTGGCGGTCTTTTTTCCAGATATTGCTGACTTTTATCCTGTTTTATTAACCGCCTGGATGTATCTATCGCCTATTATTATGCCGCTTGATTTCTACCGAAAAATTTTAAATGGTCTTCTACTGTATATCAACCCATTTTATTACATCATAAATTTATTCCGCATCTTGGTTTTGGATGGATTTGTCCCACATCTTCAAACCTGGGGAGCTACTGCCTTTGTCTCTTTTGGTGTTCTGATCATCGGTTGGGTTTTCTTCTGTAGTAAAGCTGATAAATTTGCATATCATGTCTGA
- a CDS encoding 2,3-bisphosphoglycerate-independent phosphoglycerate mutase, whose translation MSFENMAPLVIDGVKNKIVLLVMDGLGGLPMEPGGKTELEAAKTPNMDSLAEKSMLGLHEAIRPGITPGSGPAHLSLFGYDPLKYVVGRGVLSALGIDFNLQPNDVAARGNFCTVDENGLVTDRRAGRIPTEEGQRLCDLLLQNIKIPGVEVFLAPEKEYRFLLVIRAEGLSPNVQETDPQVLGKKPLIASALDKKSERTAEIIQEFVSQAERILVDESPANMLLLRGFAQLPDWPKIPDVLNLKAIAIAMYPMYRGVAKLVGMESPAAAQSYDEEIDMLENFWEDYDYFFVHIKKTDSYGEDGNFEKKVQEIEKVDALLPRIMALDPSVLIITGDHSTPCLMKKHSWHPVPLLFYSKMCRPDNIASFGESACRRGSLGVRFPAYELMNLAMAHAGRLEKFGA comes from the coding sequence ATGAGTTTTGAAAACATGGCACCCCTGGTGATTGATGGCGTGAAGAACAAAATTGTGTTATTAGTGATGGACGGACTTGGCGGATTACCCATGGAACCAGGGGGGAAGACAGAACTGGAAGCTGCGAAAACCCCGAATATGGATTCCCTGGCTGAGAAAAGTATGTTAGGGTTGCATGAGGCAATTCGCCCCGGCATTACTCCTGGCAGTGGGCCAGCTCATCTATCATTATTCGGTTACGATCCGCTTAAATATGTTGTGGGTCGAGGAGTGCTTTCTGCGCTTGGTATTGATTTTAATTTACAGCCAAATGATGTCGCAGCGCGAGGGAATTTCTGTACGGTTGATGAAAATGGACTTGTGACTGATCGTCGTGCAGGGCGTATCCCAACCGAAGAAGGTCAGCGGTTGTGCGACTTGCTGCTTCAAAATATCAAAATTCCCGGTGTTGAGGTTTTTCTTGCACCTGAAAAAGAATATCGCTTTTTACTCGTCATCCGAGCCGAAGGTCTGAGCCCGAATGTTCAAGAAACAGACCCGCAAGTGCTCGGGAAAAAGCCACTGATTGCAAGTGCATTGGATAAAAAATCTGAACGGACCGCGGAAATTATTCAGGAATTTGTTTCCCAGGCTGAACGTATCCTGGTTGACGAATCTCCTGCGAATATGCTCTTGCTGCGAGGTTTTGCGCAATTGCCGGATTGGCCTAAAATTCCTGACGTTTTGAACCTGAAGGCAATTGCGATTGCGATGTACCCGATGTATCGAGGTGTCGCCAAATTGGTAGGAATGGAGAGCCCTGCAGCCGCACAATCTTACGATGAAGAAATTGATATGCTGGAAAACTTCTGGGAAGATTATGATTACTTTTTTGTGCATATCAAAAAGACAGATAGCTATGGTGAGGATGGTAACTTTGAGAAAAAAGTTCAAGAAATTGAGAAGGTAGACGCGTTGCTCCCAAGAATCATGGCTTTGGACCCATCAGTGCTTATCATCACAGGAGATCACAGCACGCCTTGCTTGATGAAAAAACATAGCTGGCATCCTGTGCCGTTGTTGTTCTATTCAAAGATGTGTCGCCCAGACAATATTGCTAGCTTTGGTGAAAGTGCTTGCCGGAGAGGAAGCCTGGGGGTACGTTTCCCAGCTTATGAATTAATGAACCTAGCAATGGCTCACGCTGGAAGGTTAGAAAAATTTGGCGCTTGA
- the amrS gene encoding AmmeMemoRadiSam system radical SAM enzyme, which yields MLYDALLYNQLDDHQVQCILCAHKCKIKEGDRGICRVRENRDGQLFTHVYGNLIARNIDPIEKKPLYHFHPGSHSYSIAMPGCNFRCDWCQNWQISQMPKIMELPHVHRIMPEAIVEDAFASGCLSISYTYTEPTIFFEYCFDTAKLARAKGLFNVFVTNGFMTTEMLETMHPHLDAANVDIKAFRDQTYRKYIGGRLEPVLESCRKMRSLGIWLEITTLIVPGVNDDSEELEDLAKFIYEDLGPVTPWHLSRFYPQYKLSNISATDKKFLYQTKEMAEKIGLLYVYIGNVGGSESTKCKTCGKELIQRTAFTVQLSGLTPAGRCKNCNTPLDGVGLVQEH from the coding sequence ATGTTGTATGATGCCTTGCTATACAATCAGCTTGATGATCATCAGGTACAGTGCATTTTGTGTGCACATAAATGCAAAATTAAGGAGGGAGATCGCGGTATTTGCCGAGTGCGCGAAAATCGAGATGGACAATTGTTCACTCACGTATACGGGAATTTAATTGCCAGGAACATCGATCCAATCGAGAAAAAGCCACTGTATCATTTTCATCCCGGATCGCACTCTTATTCAATTGCGATGCCGGGTTGTAATTTCCGTTGTGATTGGTGTCAGAACTGGCAAATCTCGCAAATGCCAAAAATCATGGAGTTACCGCATGTGCATAGGATTATGCCAGAAGCAATCGTCGAAGACGCATTTGCTTCAGGGTGTTTGTCAATTTCTTATACCTACACTGAACCAACGATTTTCTTTGAATATTGCTTTGATACTGCAAAATTGGCCAGAGCAAAAGGGTTGTTCAATGTTTTTGTAACCAATGGATTTATGACAACCGAAATGTTAGAGACCATGCACCCTCATCTGGATGCCGCTAATGTGGACATCAAAGCTTTTCGTGATCAAACCTATCGGAAGTATATTGGGGGACGTCTTGAACCTGTATTGGAAAGCTGTCGAAAGATGAGATCTCTTGGAATATGGCTGGAGATCACCACATTAATTGTCCCTGGAGTCAATGATGATTCTGAGGAGTTAGAAGACCTTGCAAAGTTTATTTACGAGGATCTTGGGCCTGTGACTCCCTGGCATTTGAGCCGTTTCTATCCGCAGTATAAATTGAGCAATATTTCAGCGACTGACAAAAAATTTCTTTACCAGACAAAAGAGATGGCAGAAAAAATTGGCCTGTTGTATGTTTATATTGGAAATGTTGGCGGAAGTGAAAGTACGAAATGCAAAACATGTGGGAAGGAATTAATTCAAAGAACTGCATTTACAGTCCAATTGAGCGGGCTCACTCCAGCAGGTCGATGCAAGAACTGTAACACTCCGCTGGATGGGGTGGGGCTTGTGCAAGAACACTGA
- a CDS encoding sigma-70 family RNA polymerase sigma factor, giving the protein MTNINYSDDAVMASQYPLFDDEQLEDLDMIYEENVSDHSGITSDDSVSLYLNEMSRVPLLTREEEITLAKKMEIGRHARQTMIDADGNLENLEEIQDMIREGKEAREYLIKANIRLVVSIAKKYRRYGSSFLDLIQAGNVGLIRAVDKFDYTRGNRFSTYATWWIRRSVLRFLNQKERTIRLPNYLSNRLRKVRTVTRDLSQELGRQPTLEEISEHVDQDVEELRQLIHYARLPVSLDEPVGEEGESELINFVENENAVLPFNSVQQRLLEEDISNALSELSDREASIIKLRFGLEGNRSHTLKELGEIFGVTRERIRQIQQKALRKLRSPQNQSRLRNYL; this is encoded by the coding sequence ATGACAAATATTAACTATTCTGATGACGCGGTAATGGCAAGTCAATATCCTTTGTTCGATGATGAACAGTTGGAAGACCTGGATATGATTTATGAGGAGAACGTTTCTGATCATTCAGGGATTACCTCTGATGATTCTGTCAGTTTATACCTGAACGAAATGAGCCGGGTGCCATTATTGACTCGTGAAGAGGAAATTACCCTGGCAAAGAAAATGGAGATCGGTCGTCATGCGCGGCAAACCATGATTGATGCTGACGGAAATCTTGAAAACCTTGAAGAGATTCAAGACATGATTCGGGAAGGCAAAGAAGCACGTGAGTATTTGATCAAAGCGAATATTCGTTTAGTCGTGAGCATCGCCAAAAAGTATCGCCGATATGGCTCTTCTTTTCTTGATTTGATCCAGGCTGGAAATGTTGGTCTGATTCGGGCAGTTGACAAATTTGACTATACACGAGGAAACCGGTTTAGCACGTATGCAACCTGGTGGATTCGCCGGTCCGTTTTACGTTTTCTAAACCAGAAAGAACGCACAATTCGTCTTCCCAATTATTTAAGTAACCGTCTGCGAAAAGTTCGTACGGTGACCCGTGATCTTTCGCAAGAATTGGGCCGTCAACCGACGCTTGAGGAAATTTCTGAACACGTGGATCAAGATGTTGAAGAATTAAGGCAATTAATCCATTATGCTCGTTTGCCTGTCTCGCTTGATGAACCCGTTGGCGAAGAAGGCGAAAGTGAGCTGATTAACTTCGTTGAAAACGAAAATGCAGTTTTGCCTTTCAATTCTGTTCAGCAACGGCTTTTGGAAGAAGATATCTCCAACGCACTAAGCGAGCTCTCAGACCGTGAAGCAAGTATTATCAAGTTACGCTTTGGTTTGGAGGGCAACCGTAGCCATACGCTAAAAGAACTGGGTGAGATTTTTGGTGTGACACGAGAGAGAATCCGGCAGATACAGCAGAAAGCTTTACGCAAATTACGCAGCCCACAGAATCAAAGTAGATTGCGCAACTACTTATAG